GGTTTTCTTACCTTGTGGCTACTTGCTACCTGAtttttgtttgattcttttttgtttttgaggctTTAAAGAGGTGTCTCTTAGCTCTTATGCAGCATTTCGACTTCTTTTCAGATGGAAGGTTGGTCTGAATAGtcagaggttctcaaagtgtagtcctgggaacttgttagaactgaaaattctcaggccccaccccagacctactgaatcgaAGTCTGGCGGTGAGGCCCAGCCATCTGGCCGAACAAGCCCTCCCAGTGTTTCTGGTGACAATAAAGTTCAAGCACCACGCGTCTAGCCCGTGGTTCCTAGTGATGGAAGTCTAAGGCCGCTGTCACAGAGAGCAGGTTGAAAGCGTTTGCAGGAAGCGATGCAAGGAAGGAGGACGGAAGGACTGAGATTTGAACATCTGGCGTGGCCAACTCGGGAAAAATGGGGTGAAAGAAGGACTGATGttttagaacagggcctggcagcctgtttctgtaaaggaccagctAGTGAACATTTCAGGCCTTCTGGGTCATACGGTCTGTGTCTCAGTGATTCAACTCCACTCTCGTAGTACAAATGCAGCCACAGATAACACACAAACAAACATGaccgtgttccaataaaactttatttacaaaaagaggcgacaggctggatttggccccgGGCAGCCGTTTACTAATCCCTATTCCAGCAGAATGAGTTACTCaggcttctttattttttacgCAGCTGATCCCTTTTCCTTCTTAGAGCCATCTAAAGCAGGGATTGCTCTGTGGAAGCAGGGGCTGGAGAACCAGAGCCTGCCTGTCCAGTTCCCCCTTTTTCTCAAAGTGGGCCCTAAGGCTCTTCCTGAGAACTCATTTTAATGTCATTTAACGACAGTGCTCCAGTGTCTGGGCTTGGGGTCCCTTAGGCATCGCCCTTGAACGAGTAGGTAACTTGTCCTGAACGAATTTGGGCCCATAACAAAGGTGTGGAGGTTGGGGGAGGCAGTGACCAGCCTGAGATGAGGCCCGGACCTCAGGGTCAGGaggggtcagcctttttgttgcAATGCAtggtctccctctttctctgcaGGTTCCAGCCAGCCTGTCGAGGCCAAAACAAAGGCCCAGGGTATGAGTCACCAATCAGACGTCCTGCCCTGTGACCAGCTGAGGGACCAGGTCATCGGAAACCAGAGCAGCCACACCCAGCTGATGGAGACGCTGCTGCACCTGCGGCAGACCGTAGACGATTGTATCACACAGCTGACGACCAGGCCCCCACAGCTGGACCTGCCGCTGGAGGAGCAGAGGCACAATCAGGCCACCGGCGAGCAGGAAGCCTTCCTGCGCCGGGTGGTCAACCTCCTCCAGTCTGGGGCCATGTGGGGCCTGGGGCTCCAAGCGCCTCGCCCTACCCTGGGCCCTAGGGATGATGCTGGAGGCGGGCAGCAGGCACAGCTGTCCAGGCAGCTTGACCAGCTAGTTCACCAACTGAGTCATCTGGAAGTTGCATTTGTCAGCCATGACCTGTCCAACCGTGGGATTGACATCTCTGCCTTCGAGCGCTCCAAATTCCAGGACTTCAAGACCTACCAAGGAGACAAATACCATGAGGACAAGAACACCATGGTGAGGATTGGGGGGGGACATACTTGAGGGCCCCAGTGGCCAGGATTTACTGAGtcctgtgccaagcactgtgttctTGCACTTACTCTTCCCAGCTCCGTGAAGTAGGTGCTATCGTCTtcttatagataaggaaatgggCCCAGAAACAAGGTGACATGCCCAAGAAAGTTAAAGAGCTGGGTCTGGGTCCACCTCCCCACCCAGCATGCTTTATCTAAACCCCAGCTCTTACCCACTAGGAGTCACTGTGGTCACAGTGGTAAGTCagcctgccctcatggaactccGTCTAGCGATGAATGTAGTCCGCCACTGGGAAATGAACATTAATAATGTCCCCAAGAGCACTAAGGGGATGCCTGCACTGGGTGGCCTGGGAAGGTGTCTTAAAGGCTGGATCAGCCAGCCATACGGTGATGGTGGGAGGGGGGTCCTCCAGAATGGAGGAACAGCATGTGTGAAAGCTCTGAGACGGGAAGGGCTTAGAGTTATTGGGAAAGGAGGCCCGTGTGGCTAGAGTAGGGACAACGAGCGCTGTAACAAGAGGTGTAGATGGGGGTAGTCCGTTGCGAGGTATCAGGATGTTATCCTAAGGGTGATAGGGAACCAACAAAAAGCTTCCAGCAAGGGAGGTTCACAACAGCTCTCCAGCCGGAGGATAGAGGACAGCATGACTCACAGCTTCCCTTCTGTTTCCAGCTAAGTGACGTGGGCTCGGTGGCCGTCTGCTTTTCTCGGGGCCCGGTCAGTCAGATACCTCCACCGGACTCGGAGGGACCCTTCCTCCTCCATGGACTTGAAGGGCCCTTACAAGGAAGCAGAAATAGTAGAGATGGGTGCGAGGCAGGGCCTGCGGCTTAAGGATCCAGGCTCTTGGGTCAGGCAGGTGGAGTTCTGCCCAAATGTGGATGGAATTGCCTCACGGGGCTGAGAGATCTCTGTTTCACAGGATGAGTCCTTATTGGCACGTTTAAAGGGGTCCGTATCGGGCAGGGCAAGAGGACTGACCTCAGGTTCCTTCCATCTCCAGGGCTTCATCAACCTCGGTGTCAGTGAGAACAAGCTGTGCACTGATCTGATGACCGAAAGGGTAAGCCAAGTTCTGGGCTGTGCTGGGCCCCACCTTCCGGCCCGGTCCCGCTAGAAGGTTCCTCAGCATGTGGTAGCTGCACCAATGGGACTTAGGGGTTTGGGGGAAGGGAGCGGGGAAAAAGCTTCTAGAACAACACATCTAACCTCCTGGCCTTGCTGACTGTGTTCAGAGCTATTCTCTAGATGGGGCTATGGTGGGTAGGCTGCCAAGGGAGCCTCTGGCCCAAGTGTAGGTTTTCAAACACTTCAGAGTGAGTTATGTATTTGTGTAACGTGTGCCAAGAAGACTGGGGCCTCCACCCCCGAGGAGCATACAGCATGTAGCCCCACTGCCCTTCTCGGAGGCCGTGTTGCAGGGCAAACACCCGTATGCATCCTAGAAGTAGGATGAGGCATGTTGGGCTCCTCTGGTCTGGCTGTCCTCATGCTCTATTTGTCAACAGTTGAGTCGGAGTGACATGAACCACCTTGAGGATGCCCTGCTGCAATATTCTGACCAGAGAGGGCAACCATTGTAAGTAATTTCCAGATCTGTGGTCTCCTGGTCCATAGGCACCTGTCCTCATCCGGGGAAGCACTCCTAGCGCCAGATTCTTCATTGGCCGCCTGTCTGTCTCTTGGGTAATGACTTCTAGAAAATGCCTAGAGCAAAACATCGTCAGGAGGCAGCCTGGCGTAGTAGAAATAGCCCTGCCCTGTTACCCAAAAGGCCTGAGTTCTTGTCCAAACTCTCACACGTGCTGTCTGTGTCACCTGGGGAGTTGACAGCCTCGGTCGGCAGCCCCGTAAAATAAGGTTGGACACTTTGCCCTTTGGAAAAGACTGAAGTCTAACCCTGAACGAGAAGGGGCCCTGGGCCTTGGAACCACGAGCTCCCTCTGGGTCTGTCCACAGCCTGCGGGAAGAAGTGGCCCGCTTCTTGACCTACTATTGCAAGTCACCTGCCCGCCTTGATCCGGAAAACGTGAGTCAGTTTCCCAGCCTTGCTGCCCCCCTGGGCAAGGGCTGGATGGCTGGGGACTCTGCATTTTCTAGAAGGTACAGGGGGAATCAGCAGAGACCCTCATGGCCAGGGGAGAGTGAGGGCCACTGGCTCCCAGCTGAGGCGGTTCCTGgggcctgcccctcccagggggaGGGAGATGAGGGTCACCCCTTCTTACCTGGGGACCggtttgtttatttctgcatGACTTCTTCAGGTGGTTGTTCTAAGTGGCTGCTGCTCTGTCTTCTCCGCGCTGGCCACGGTTCTGTGTGATCCAGGTGGTAAGTCAATGCGCGCTGCTTTCCCTCAGGGGAATAGCAGCACGAGGGCACTAGGCCTTCGGGAAGAAGAGCATCTTGACTCAAGGCCCTTCCTCGCAAGCGCTGGGACCTCTACCCTGATTAGAACTTCTTCCTACTATTTCTGTAGGAGCAAGGGATTTGGGTCCTCATTTAATATGGAAGGAACAAGTGACGGTCCTCAAGGAGGTATGCCTCAGGAATGGTGACAATAGGAGCCAACTTATTATTAGCTGTGCTTTTGGTCTCAACTCCAGTACAGAAAGTCCTGGTCAATTGGCTTAGACTATatagattttctctttcctcctcctcctcaaaaaaagaaaggctaATTAGTTCTAGATCAAATAAGGGGGAGAGATCTGTCCTCAACCTCCCTCTTAACAATGCCCAAACGAGAGTCTCAGGTCTTCATGAGCTCTGGCTGTGTGGGAGGAAGTTACCAGGATGGCCAGTTTCATTCAAAGGAGGGGCTCCTTGGTTAGCTCATCGATGAGGCCAAATGGATGGGAAGGGCAGAAGCTAGATCACCCAGTCCAGGGAACCCAAGCCACACAGAGAGACCAGAGGCGCCCTGTGCATGGACCTTAGCCTCCAGGGCTTGGCCTGGAGCAGACAAGACTCGCTGAACGACCAGTGCTCCAGCTGCTAACAAGCCTGGCTTGATTTGCGCCCTGGATCCCGAGCCATTCACAAcattatcttttcctttcctccctctctggtGTACTCCCAAAGAGGAAACTTGAGTGTTTTCCCCAAATAACGTTTCTAAGAATGGATAACTTCCAGAGAGCCTGAGCCGGAAAGCAAGTTTAAGGTTTAAGTCAAAGCAAGATTAAGAGCCCCTACTTAATCTCCAAGTAGGAGGGACTGTCAACCTAAGCTTCGCCATCTGTGGTGTTGCTGCTGGTCTGGAGAGCCTGGCAGCTTCTAGCTGAGAGACCCTGGACGGACAGCTTTGTCTCCCTGTGCTTCCAGAGGCCTTGctgacccccacccccttctTTGGTGGCCTCGTCATGGGTTCGTACCTGTATTCGAAAGTTGAGCTGATGCCTGTCCACCTGGACAGTGAGGTCAGAATGGGGCCCTTTCCCCTGCTCAGCCCACCTAGGCAATGGAATGTTCTAGGGGCATCTGGAAGGTGTAGGGGGCTTTGCTTTCTTCCCGTGTAAGTGATGGTAGGGGAAGGATGGAGAAATCAGGTCGAAGAGGGCACGTGGGCCTGGCGCTCTGGGTATGGAGGTGAAGGCTTGCTCGGGGGTTATGGGAACGGGGAGTCAGGGCTTAGAAGCTTTCGGATGGGCAGCTCTCAGGCAGTGTTGGTCTTCCAGATCACTGATGGGAGCGCCCGTCCATTCCAGCTCACTGTGGACAAGTTGGAGCAGGCCCTGCTTGAGGCCACGCTTAAGGTAAGGAGGGTACCATGTGTCCTGATGGGCGCTGCTGCCCCTGACAGGAGCTGAGTACTGAGACTCTGGTACAACCTGCTCCCCAAGATGGTGTGGGATCCTTCAGAAGAGGCAGTGAGCGAGCCCAGGGGCCTGTCCCCTAGGAGCCCTGAGCCCTGTCTATGgcgcccccacctcctccccctctATGGGCAGTGTGGTGGTTGATGCTTCGAGAGCCTACCTAGGCCTTATCGGGTGACCTATGTTGGGCGTCCTGACCTGATCCTTGGCTGGACTTGATGTAGATGGGAAGGACTTGTGTTTACTCGGTTATGTTTGGGTTTTTTAGGGGAAAAAGGTCAGAGGCCTTTTGCTAATCAATCCTCAGAATCCCCTGGGAGATGTCTACTCTAGAGACTCACTGGAGGAATACCTGGAATTTGCCAAGAGGTATGAGTCCACCGCTTGAGACTACACAAAGTCCCTAAAAACGGTTCCCGTCACTCCTGGTCAAGAAGTCATTTACCCCTTACCCAGAAATAATTCACCCTAAATATTCTTGCTGCAGAGTATACTTTGAAAGTTGTGTACAATGAAGTGAAattgaaatgaaggaaaatgcaCCCACATGCTTGCCACTTCAACCCAACCCTTTGCCATTTCCTACCTAGCCCTTGCCCAGCTACAGACGCCTACATAACAATCATGATATGGTTTTGTTGCTTTTCCACTTCTCCCAGCATCCATTTCTCAAACTGCTTGGCCTGAGGTGTCGAGGGAGACAGACTCTCAGGCCTTGTGGGTTGCAGACGTGTCCCCAGAGAGTTTTCATGTCACATTCCTAAGAACACGTTATCATCAGTTATCTCTGGAGTCTTGAAATAGCCCGAATCGTTAGGGTAGATAATCTTCCACTTTCTAGAAGAAACACATTTATTCAAACTTCATAACTAATCCAGACCAATGAACGGCAGAGCACGGAGACGAGAGGAAGAACGCTGGAATTCGACAGGATGAGAGTCACATCCTACTTGCTAATTCAGGGGATTAATTTTATGTCTcagacttagtttcctcatctgtgaaatggaggtaaCACTCCTGCTCCAGAGGGCTGCTGGGAGAATAAATGGGATGATGTGATAAGCACTTCAATTCAGACCTTGGGTGAGAGCTCCTGAGCATAATAGACCAAAACTCCGTTGGACCCCCAAGCCCCTTCTCATTGGTCTCTGCTTGATGGTTGAGGGTTAGGTAGGATGTTCTCATGTGGATCTTTGGGGTCCTGTTCCTTCCTAGTACCCCCACACCAGGTCGAAAGGTCCCTTCTGGTGTGCTGCCCCTTTTGCCTTATCATGGCCCTTGGAAGGGTTGGATGGGCTGCTGAGGTAGCAGGCGTCTCTGATCTGTATCTAGAGAAGAGCCTAAAGAAAGTGAGTTAAGATCAGAGAGAACCGGATATTGTCCTCGCTCTTCCGTCCAACCTGCAGGTACAACCTACATGTGATCATAGATGAGCTGTACATGCTGTCTGTGTTTGATGACTCCGTCACCTTCCACAGTGTTCTGAGCATGGAAAGGTGAGTTGGTCTCAGCTGGAGTTGGGAATGAGAACCACGAGGTTTCTGCTTTTGCAGGGTGAGCTCATGTGCCATAAACCTAATTGGCTACATGCTAGGACCTCAGCTAAGTGCCACTGGGAGTGTGAAAACGAGCAAAGCATCATCTTTCCTCCCAAGTGTCTTCTCTAAGAGCCATTTGTACACAAGATGACTTGAGGGCAGCGTACAACGTGCACTGTCAAAGTCAAGACAAAGCCCTTCCAAAGGTTGGGATGGGAAcgtcttgataagcagtgcacagggAAAGGACAGAAATAGGGTGGAACTTTCTTAAGGGTATTTGGCCCTAGGATAGGATCCCAGCAGCCAAACAGAGCAAGCGCATGCTTGGCAGAAGGGACTGCCTCACCAAAGGCAGGGGAGTAATGAGTAGGTGAGCTCATTTTAGAAACCATGGGTGGCCCACTGCGTGAAGAGCCAGCTGCTAAGAAGGTGGCTTTGGACCAGCTATAAGAAGGCCCTGAGCCAGGCTGAGGGTCCGGGACTTCATTTAGTGGGCACTTTGGAGCTGTCCCCTCTAGTCCCCTGAGGATACCTTTTGTTGACTTCCTGGCTTAACTGGGACAACTGTTTCTTGAACTTTGGGCCCCACAGGCCCTTTGTCTGGGAAGGA
This sequence is a window from Equus caballus isolate H_3958 breed thoroughbred chromosome 12, TB-T2T, whole genome shotgun sequence. Protein-coding genes within it:
- the ACCSL gene encoding probable inactive 1-aminocyclopropane-1-carboxylate synthase-like protein 2 isoform X2 — translated: MDETRDGEGSSQPVEAKTKAQGMSHQSDVLPCDQLRDQVIGNQSSHTQLMETLLHLRQTVDDCITQLTTRPPQLDLPLEEQRHNQATGEQEAFLRRVVNLLQSGAMWGLGLQAPRPTLGPRDDAGGGQQAQLSRQLDQLVHQLSHLEVAFVSHDLSNRGIDISAFERSKFQDFKTYQGDKYHEDKNTMGFINLGVSENKLCTDLMTERLSRSDMNHLEDALLQYSDQRGQPFLREEVARFLTYYCKSPARLDPENVVVLSGCCSVFSALATVLCDPGEALLTPTPFFGGLVMGSYLYSKVELMPVHLDSEITDGSARPFQLTVDKLEQALLEATLKGKKVRGLLLINPQNPLGDVYSRDSLEEYLEFAKRYNLHVIIDELYMLSVFDDSVTFHSVLSMESLPDPNRTHMIWGTSKDFGISGFRFGALYTHNKEVASAVSSFGFLNGISGITQYKLCRLLQDREWIDKVYLPTNHSRLKAAHRYITNKLKALKIPFLNRGSGLYVWMNLKEYLQPCTFEEELLLHHRFLGNKLILSPGKTYMCKEPGWFRLIFSDKPLPLKLAMHRFYEVLAEQKRDLRVKQLEDPQKE
- the ACCSL gene encoding probable inactive 1-aminocyclopropane-1-carboxylate synthase-like protein 2 isoform X1, encoding MDETRDGEGEVFPNISADISSAGPVPVPFSSVNWSGSSQPVEAKTKAQGMSHQSDVLPCDQLRDQVIGNQSSHTQLMETLLHLRQTVDDCITQLTTRPPQLDLPLEEQRHNQATGEQEAFLRRVVNLLQSGAMWGLGLQAPRPTLGPRDDAGGGQQAQLSRQLDQLVHQLSHLEVAFVSHDLSNRGIDISAFERSKFQDFKTYQGDKYHEDKNTMGFINLGVSENKLCTDLMTERLSRSDMNHLEDALLQYSDQRGQPFLREEVARFLTYYCKSPARLDPENVVVLSGCCSVFSALATVLCDPGEALLTPTPFFGGLVMGSYLYSKVELMPVHLDSEITDGSARPFQLTVDKLEQALLEATLKGKKVRGLLLINPQNPLGDVYSRDSLEEYLEFAKRYNLHVIIDELYMLSVFDDSVTFHSVLSMESLPDPNRTHMIWGTSKDFGISGFRFGALYTHNKEVASAVSSFGFLNGISGITQYKLCRLLQDREWIDKVYLPTNHSRLKAAHRYITNKLKALKIPFLNRGSGLYVWMNLKEYLQPCTFEEELLLHHRFLGNKLILSPGKTYMCKEPGWFRLIFSDKPLPLKLAMHRFYEVLAEQKRDLRVKQLEDPQKE